The genomic interval CGACCAGGGCATATCCCGCATTGTTGAGCACCACATCAAGCCGGCCAAAATGCTGACAGGCGGTGTCGACGGCTTGCCTGACCTGCGCGTCATCCGTGACATCCAGCGGCAGCGTCAAGACGCGGTCGCCGTACTTCTCGTTGAAATCATTGAGTGTCGCCACATTCCGGGCGGTGGCGACAACCCGGTACCCTCGGGATAGCGCGGCTTCCGTCCAGACTCGGCCGAACCCACGGGAAGCGCCGGTGATAAACCACACTTTCTCTGTCATTGTTTGTCTCTCCACTTGTGACGTTAAGGCGCCGGATAATGGCGCGGAATATTCTCCATTCCGGCAGAGGGAACCGGTGGCGGTGTACTCATTTACCCTGACGGGATATGCCTGTCGCCATGCGCATAAAGCCGTCAAAGGCTCGATCTGAAAGCAGACGACGTATGAAAATCATGGGTTTGGCGCCAAACCCGACGGCATAACGTGTTTTGGGGTGGCGGGCGCTGACCGCGTGGGCAATGGCATCGGCGATCACGGCGGGCGAGGATAAGCGTTTTTGGTTGCTATCGCTCACCATCGAGTTCGCCATGGCGTGGGCCTGATGGGCATAGGCGCTCCGGCCGGATACCCCAAGCAGTTTTGCGATAGCGATGTTTGCCCATTCCGTTTTGATGCCGCCGGGTTCAATCACCACGACGTCAATGCCGAAAGGTGCGACTTCCAGCCGCAGACAGTCGCTAATGGCTTCCAGCGCAAACTTGGTGCCGTGATACCAGGCGCCGAGCGGGGTATGTATTTTCCCCCCCATCGAACTGATGTTGATCACGGTGCCGGCGCGTTGCTGGCGCATGTGGGGCAGCACCCGTTGAATCAGCCGTACTGCGCCGAAGACATTCACGTCGAATTGCGCGCGTCCTTCTTCCAGCGAGACGTCTTCTATCGCGCCGTAAGAGCCGTAACCGGCGTTGTTCACCACCACGTCGATACGTCCGCATTCGGTCATGATGGTTGTCACGGCGGCCTGTGCCGAAGCGTCATCCGTTACATCCAGCGAAAGTACCCGGATACCGGTTTCAGCCAGCTTTTGCATACGATCTACCCGGCGGGCGGCGGCATACACGGTGTGGCCGAGCGTCTTTAAACGCAGAGCGGTGGCCTCGCCAATTCCGGAGGATGCCCCCGTTACCAGAATCACTTTTGCTTTCATCGGTCATCGTTCCTCATCGGTGGAAGGATACGGCGGAATACATCACGGGCTTTCCCATCTGCGGCTCACTATAGAAGAGTGATGGTATGGGTACGCTAGCGTGCTGCGCCATTCCGCTTGCGATTGGCGCCAGCAGCGCTGTGGCGGTAGAAGGGGCTTCAGCGGGAGGATGCGTCGGTTTGCAACGTGCGTAACAATGCCGGAAGGGATGCTTTTGCCGCCAGATAGCCTGCATGACGTGC from Musicola paradisiaca NCPPB 2511 carries:
- a CDS encoding oxidoreductase, which produces MKAKVILVTGASSGIGEATALRLKTLGHTVYAAARRVDRMQKLAETGIRVLSLDVTDDASAQAAVTTIMTECGRIDVVVNNAGYGSYGAIEDVSLEEGRAQFDVNVFGAVRLIQRVLPHMRQQRAGTVINISSMGGKIHTPLGAWYHGTKFALEAISDCLRLEVAPFGIDVVVIEPGGIKTEWANIAIAKLLGVSGRSAYAHQAHAMANSMVSDSNQKRLSSPAVIADAIAHAVSARHPKTRYAVGFGAKPMIFIRRLLSDRAFDGFMRMATGISRQGK